A single genomic interval of Planctomycetaceae bacterium harbors:
- a CDS encoding AAA family ATPase — MSSIPTIHRYRTMQTLGSRVRRDLANSDFVFVYAYNRVGKTRLSMEFKEAGKRQNKGTPDTLYFNAYTEDLFTWDNDFEDDSDRKLRINSESKFFAGLRDLALEESIQAYLGRYADFDFDIDYTAWTVSFRKGDNSNIKISRGEENIFIWCLFMAICERVIDGQESYSWVKYFYIDDPISSLDDNNAIAVASDLAKLLKKGRGRCKAVISSHHALFFNVIANEFKKIPHKKYFLDRPRNGDELTLRATDDTPFFHHVAMLSELQSAAESGILYTYHFNMLRSVLEKTAVFFGYHSFADCLDGEKDQAFYSRALNVLSHGAYSLYEPREMGDDNKSLFQDILTAFFTRYSFALPDLLEKTAATPAQAAIVAVAPAAIPAQAATVAVAPAAASAQAASASPGPAQ; from the coding sequence ATGAGCAGTATTCCAACAATCCATCGATATAGAACGATGCAGACGCTTGGGTCGCGAGTGCGGAGGGACCTTGCCAACTCCGACTTTGTGTTCGTCTACGCCTATAACCGCGTAGGCAAGACCAGACTTTCTATGGAGTTCAAGGAGGCCGGGAAGCGACAGAACAAGGGTACTCCTGATACGCTCTACTTCAATGCCTATACCGAAGATCTTTTTACGTGGGACAATGATTTTGAGGATGACAGTGACCGGAAGCTGAGAATTAACTCGGAATCCAAGTTCTTCGCTGGCCTGAGGGATTTGGCCTTGGAGGAAAGCATACAAGCATATCTGGGCAGGTACGCCGACTTCGACTTTGACATCGACTATACCGCTTGGACCGTCAGTTTTCGCAAGGGAGATAACTCCAACATCAAGATTTCGCGGGGGGAAGAAAATATCTTCATCTGGTGCCTCTTCATGGCTATTTGCGAAAGGGTAATCGACGGCCAGGAATCCTATTCGTGGGTGAAGTACTTCTACATTGATGATCCCATTTCCTCACTTGATGATAACAACGCCATCGCAGTGGCGAGCGATTTGGCGAAGTTGCTTAAGAAGGGAAGGGGCCGGTGCAAGGCCGTTATCTCGTCGCATCACGCGCTCTTTTTCAACGTTATTGCCAACGAGTTCAAGAAGATTCCTCACAAGAAGTACTTCCTGGATCGGCCACGTAATGGAGATGAACTTACGCTGCGTGCCACAGACGATACTCCCTTCTTTCACCATGTCGCGATGTTGAGCGAGCTTCAATCCGCAGCAGAATCGGGAATCCTCTACACTTATCACTTCAACATGCTTCGAAGTGTTTTGGAGAAGACGGCGGTCTTCTTCGGGTATCACTCCTTTGCAGACTGCTTGGATGGGGAAAAGGATCAGGCCTTCTACTCAAGGGCGCTGAACGTTCTGAGTCACGGCGCGTACTCCCTCTACGAACCACGGGAAATGGGTGACGATAATAAATCCCTCTTTCAGGACATCCTTACCGCCTTCTTCACTCGTTACAGCTTCGCACTGCCGGATCTTCTGGAGAAGACAGCAGCCACACCCGCGCAAGCAGCTATAGTAGCAGTAGCGCCGGCAGCCATACC
- a CDS encoding restriction endonuclease subunit S codes for MKGDTKHTLIPKLRFPEFRDSWIQKPLAQIATLIDDRVGTTQCTPYTVTTGVGLVSQENKFGRTIAGDSLKNYLRLKKNDFAYNKSATKAFPQGYIARYLGKDQAAVPNSIFTCFRPDELQIDPAYLDYVFAGNLHGRWLKKYITIGARAHGSLSVNDDDLMRLPVPVPSGSSSSAEQQKIADCLTSLDELIAAEVRKLEAMRAHKQGLMQLLFPREGETRSRLRFPEFCSAPAWEMYELGPMTSRIGSGITPLGGDKNYKSSGRPFIRSQNVGWGELILEDVAYIDEETHKSFVASEIQPSDVLLNITGASIGRSAVADSRIVGGNVNQHVCIIRLKQNELYPVLLNQYLISDRGQKQIDNFQAGGNRQGLNFGQIRSFLIPRPPTKGEQQRVAGCLASLDTVMLSQATKVVALRVHKRGLMQQLFPSPQESEA; via the coding sequence ATGAAGGGCGATACCAAACACACGCTAATTCCGAAGCTGCGGTTTCCCGAGTTCAGGGATAGCTGGATTCAAAAGCCCCTTGCACAAATCGCAACATTGATTGATGACCGAGTCGGCACAACCCAATGCACGCCCTACACAGTCACGACCGGAGTTGGGCTGGTGAGCCAGGAGAACAAATTTGGCCGCACAATTGCGGGCGACTCACTCAAGAACTATCTCCGGCTGAAGAAGAACGACTTTGCGTACAACAAGAGTGCCACGAAAGCCTTCCCCCAAGGTTACATCGCACGATACCTGGGCAAGGACCAAGCCGCAGTTCCCAACAGCATCTTCACCTGCTTTCGACCGGACGAGTTACAAATTGATCCGGCATATCTTGACTATGTTTTCGCAGGCAATCTGCATGGCAGGTGGCTGAAGAAATACATCACCATCGGTGCGCGCGCTCACGGCTCCCTGAGTGTGAACGACGACGATCTGATGAGGTTGCCCGTCCCCGTCCCGAGCGGGAGTTCCTCCTCCGCTGAGCAGCAGAAGATCGCCGACTGTCTGACTTCGCTGGACGAGCTAATTGCCGCCGAGGTCCGGAAGTTGGAGGCGATGCGGGCCCACAAACAAGGACTGATGCAGCTTCTCTTTCCGCGAGAAGGCGAAACTCGCTCGCGCCTCCGTTTTCCCGAGTTTTGCAGCGCTCCGGCGTGGGAAATGTACGAACTCGGGCCAATGACCAGTAGGATCGGCAGCGGAATTACTCCCCTCGGGGGCGACAAGAACTACAAGTCGAGCGGTCGGCCATTTATCCGTAGCCAAAACGTAGGTTGGGGAGAGCTAATATTGGAAGACGTTGCGTACATAGACGAGGAAACGCACAAGTCATTCGTTGCGTCCGAAATTCAGCCTTCTGACGTCCTTCTGAACATTACCGGAGCGTCAATCGGTAGAAGTGCGGTCGCAGATTCGAGAATTGTCGGCGGCAACGTCAATCAGCACGTCTGTATTATCCGACTGAAGCAGAACGAGCTTTATCCGGTGTTGCTCAATCAATACCTGATCTCGGACCGAGGCCAAAAGCAAATCGACAACTTTCAAGCCGGCGGCAACAGGCAAGGTTTGAACTTCGGGCAGATTCGGTCTTTTCTGATTCCACGTCCCCCTACAAAGGGTGAGCAGCAACGAGTTGCCGGTTGCCTCGCTTCCCTTGATACGGTAATGCTCAGTCAAGCCACGAAGGTCGTTGCCCTCAGGGTCCACAAGAGAGGCCTAATGCAGCAACTTTTCCCCTCCCCTCAGGAGAGTGAAGCATGA
- a CDS encoding type I restriction endonuclease subunit R translates to MSSPERHLEEQLIEKLRSLKYEYRSDIRDRDTLENNFRQKFDALNRVQLTDGEFQRLLDEIITPDVFTAARRLRDINSFIRDDGTPLNYTLVNIKDWCKNTFEVVNQLRINTDYSHHRYDVILLINGVPAVQIELKTLGISPRRAMEQIVDYKNDTGNGYTRTLLCFIQLFIVSNRTDTWYFANNNARHFSFNAEERFLPVYQFAAEDNTKITHLDTFAEKFLLKCSLGQMISRYMVLIASEQKLLMMRPYQIYAVKAIVDCIHRNCGNGYIWHTTGSGKTLTSFKASTLLKDNPDIEKCLFVVDRKDLDRQTREEFNKFQEGCVEENTNTETLVRRLLSEDYADKVIVTTIQKLGLALDGTNRRNYKQRLESLRKKRMVFIFDECHRSQFGDNHQAIKEFFPNAQLFGFTGTPIFEENATYQKIEGDQATYRTTQDLFEKELHAYTITHAIEDQNVLRFHVDYYKPDGQAVKPGETLTKRAVVEAILAKHDAATGGRRFNALLATASINQAIEYFDLFQTVQAEKQQADPEFVPLNIAAVFSPPADDNPDVKQIQEDLPQEKADNEQEPEKKKKALKAIIADYNARFDTNHSLFEFDLYYQDVQKRIKDQQFPNADLPKKGREKIDITIVVDMLLTGFDSKYLNTLYVDKNLKHHGLIQALSRTNRILNATKPYGNILDFRQQQAAVDAAVILFSGAEMEKAREIWLVDKAPVVIEKLKTAVGDLGEFMKSQGLQPRPEDVPNLKGDDARAQFILRFKEVQRLQTQLDQYTDLSEEQKKTIEQILPEEHLKGFRGVYLETAQRLREQRGKSGDATGADQLDFEFVLFASALIDYDYIMALIARYSQQTPAKWEMSRERLIGLIASDAKFMDEREIITDYVRSLEAGKRLDEKGVREGYHLFKAQRNAAELAQQASKHGLSPGALQEFIDTILGRMIFDGEQLTVLMEPLGLNWRQRREKELALMADLVPLLKKRAAGRDISGLSAYEQ, encoded by the coding sequence ATGAGTTCACCCGAACGCCATCTTGAAGAACAGCTTATCGAGAAGCTCCGCAGCCTGAAATACGAATACCGATCGGACATCCGAGACCGCGACACGCTGGAGAACAATTTCCGACAGAAGTTCGACGCGCTCAACCGCGTCCAACTGACCGACGGCGAATTCCAGCGACTGCTGGATGAAATCATCACGCCGGATGTATTCACCGCTGCCCGTAGGCTTCGCGACATTAACAGCTTCATCCGTGACGATGGCACGCCTCTGAATTACACGCTGGTCAACATTAAGGACTGGTGCAAGAACACCTTTGAGGTGGTCAATCAACTCCGCATCAATACCGACTACAGCCACCACCGCTACGATGTCATTTTGCTCATCAACGGCGTGCCGGCCGTCCAGATTGAACTGAAAACCCTCGGCATCAGCCCTCGCCGGGCCATGGAGCAGATCGTCGACTACAAGAACGATACGGGAAACGGCTACACTCGCACCCTCCTGTGCTTCATCCAATTGTTCATCGTCAGCAATCGCACTGACACCTGGTACTTCGCCAACAACAACGCCCGCCACTTCAGCTTCAACGCCGAGGAGCGATTCCTTCCCGTCTACCAGTTCGCGGCCGAAGACAACACCAAGATCACCCACCTTGACACTTTCGCGGAGAAGTTCCTTCTCAAGTGTTCCCTGGGCCAGATGATCAGCCGCTATATGGTTCTCATCGCTAGCGAACAGAAGCTGCTGATGATGCGGCCGTACCAGATCTACGCGGTCAAGGCCATTGTGGACTGCATCCACCGAAACTGCGGTAACGGTTACATCTGGCACACCACCGGCAGCGGAAAAACGCTCACCTCCTTCAAGGCTTCCACGCTCCTCAAGGACAACCCCGACATCGAAAAGTGCCTCTTTGTCGTGGACCGCAAGGACCTGGACCGCCAGACGCGGGAGGAGTTCAATAAGTTTCAGGAAGGCTGCGTCGAGGAAAACACCAACACCGAAACGCTCGTCCGCCGGCTCCTATCCGAGGACTACGCCGACAAAGTGATCGTCACCACCATCCAGAAGCTCGGCCTGGCGCTGGATGGCACGAACCGGCGCAACTACAAGCAGCGCCTCGAATCGCTCCGCAAGAAGCGCATGGTCTTCATCTTCGACGAGTGCCACCGCTCCCAGTTCGGCGACAACCATCAGGCCATAAAGGAGTTCTTCCCCAACGCGCAGCTCTTCGGGTTCACCGGCACGCCCATCTTTGAAGAGAACGCCACCTACCAGAAGATCGAAGGCGATCAGGCCACCTATAGAACCACGCAGGACCTCTTCGAGAAAGAACTCCATGCCTACACCATCACCCACGCCATCGAGGACCAGAACGTCCTGCGTTTTCACGTGGATTACTACAAGCCCGACGGCCAAGCCGTAAAGCCCGGCGAAACCCTGACCAAGCGCGCTGTCGTTGAGGCCATTCTCGCCAAACACGACGCGGCCACCGGCGGGCGCAGGTTCAACGCTCTTCTGGCCACCGCCTCCATCAACCAGGCCATCGAGTACTTTGACCTCTTCCAGACCGTGCAGGCGGAGAAGCAGCAGGCCGATCCTGAATTTGTCCCCCTCAACATCGCCGCCGTCTTCTCCCCACCCGCCGATGATAACCCGGACGTGAAACAGATTCAGGAGGACCTGCCGCAGGAAAAGGCCGACAACGAGCAGGAGCCCGAAAAGAAGAAGAAAGCCCTCAAGGCCATCATCGCCGATTACAACGCCCGCTTCGACACCAATCACTCCCTTTTCGAGTTCGATCTTTACTATCAGGATGTCCAGAAGCGCATCAAAGACCAGCAGTTCCCCAACGCCGACCTGCCCAAGAAAGGCCGGGAGAAGATCGACATCACCATCGTTGTCGATATGCTCCTGACCGGTTTCGACTCAAAGTATCTCAACACGCTTTACGTGGACAAGAACCTCAAGCACCACGGGCTGATCCAAGCTCTTTCCCGCACAAACCGCATCCTCAATGCCACCAAGCCCTACGGAAACATCCTCGACTTCCGCCAGCAGCAGGCCGCCGTCGATGCCGCCGTGATTCTCTTCTCCGGGGCCGAGATGGAGAAGGCCCGAGAAATCTGGCTTGTGGACAAGGCCCCCGTCGTCATCGAAAAGCTCAAGACCGCCGTCGGCGACCTGGGCGAGTTTATGAAGTCGCAGGGCCTCCAGCCCAGACCGGAAGACGTGCCGAATCTCAAGGGGGACGACGCCCGCGCTCAGTTCATCCTCCGCTTCAAGGAAGTGCAGCGCCTCCAGACCCAACTCGACCAGTACACCGATCTTTCCGAAGAACAGAAGAAGACTATCGAGCAGATTCTGCCCGAGGAACATCTCAAGGGCTTCCGCGGCGTCTACCTCGAAACGGCCCAGCGGCTCAGGGAGCAGCGCGGCAAGAGTGGCGACGCAACTGGGGCAGATCAACTTGACTTTGAGTTTGTCCTCTTCGCCTCGGCCCTGATCGATTACGACTACATCATGGCCCTGATCGCCCGGTATTCGCAGCAGACCCCGGCCAAGTGGGAGATGAGCCGCGAAAGGCTGATCGGCCTTATCGCGTCCGATGCCAAGTTCATGGACGAGCGCGAGATCATCACCGACTATGTCCGCTCTCTCGAAGCGGGTAAGAGGCTGGACGAGAAAGGCGTTCGCGAGGGGTACCATCTCTTCAAGGCCCAGAGGAACGCCGCCGAGCTTGCCCAACAGGCCAGTAAGCACGGCCTGTCGCCCGGCGCCCTGCAGGAATTCATCGACACCATCCTCGGCCGTATGATCTTCGACGGCGAACAGCTTACCGTCCTGATGGAACCGCTGGGCCTGAACTGGCGACAACGCAGGGAAAAAGAACTGGCACTCATGGCCGACCTGGTGCCGCTGCTGAAGAAGCGCGCCGCCGGCCGGGATATTTCGGGACTAAGCGCATACGAGCAGTGA